Proteins co-encoded in one Apteryx mantelli isolate bAptMan1 chromosome 4, bAptMan1.hap1, whole genome shotgun sequence genomic window:
- the LOC136991926 gene encoding olfactory receptor 4S2-like translates to MENASSVKEFILLGLSKNQGVQKICFVVFLFFYIVTVAGNLLIVVTVVSSQRLNSPMYFFLCHLSIADTCFSSVTAPKMIADFLVEKKTISFGGCMAQLFGFHISGGAEIFILTVMAYDRYFAICRPLHYTTLMTRRVCGWMVMGSWVGGFVHSLVQTLITVSLPFCGPNKIDHYFCEVNPLLQLACTDTYVAGIIVVANGGMICLVSFIILLTSYIVILFSLRRQTSEARYKALSTCGSHITVVILFFGPCTFTYLRPSSSLSEDKRLAVFFSIITPMLNPLIYTLRNEEVKSAMRK, encoded by the coding sequence atggagaatgcaagcagtgtgaaggaattcattcttctgggcctttcaaagaaccaaggggtgcaaaaaatatgttttgtggtgtttttgttcttctatattgttactgtggcaggaaatctgctcatcgttgtcactgtagttagcagtcagcgtctgaactcccccatgtatttctttctctgccacctgtccattgcagatacttgcttctcttctgtcacagctcccaaaatgattgctgacttccttgttgaaaagaaaaccatttcctttgggggttgcatggcacagctatttgggtttcatatctccggcggcgctgagatcttcatcctcacagtgatggcctatgatcgctactttgccatatgcagacccctgcactacaccaccctcatgaccaggcgtgtgtgtggctggatggtgatgggttcatgggtggggggctttgtgcactccctggtgcagaccctcataaccgttagcctccctttttgcggccccaacaaaattgaccactacttctgtgaagtcaatcccctactacaactggcctgtaccgacacctatgtcgcaggcatcattgttgttgccaatggtggaatgatttgtttggtctctttcatcatcctgctcacatcctacattgtcattttgttttccttgagaaggcaaacgtccgaagcgcggtacaaagccctctccacctgtgggtcccacattactgtggtgattctcttctttgggccatgcacattcacctacttacgcccatccagcagtctctcggaggacaagaggttagctgtgtttttcagtatcatcacgcccatgctgaacccactcatctacacgctgagaaatgaggaggtgaaaagtgccatgagaaaa